The nucleotide window CTGCACCTGAGGAGACGAGGATCACTTCCTTCCCCCGCTCAAGGAGGTCAGCGAGGTCGTCGACGAGTTTATCGAGTTTCTCGTCGTCGAGGTTCGACTCCTCATCGGTAAGAGAGTTGGTCCCGGCTTTGACGATCACGCGGTCGGCGTCGGCCGCGAGTTGTCGCGCCTGATCGACTTCTCCGGCGTCGATTTCGGTCCCCTTACTCATCTTCGGACTCCATTGCGAGTTCTTTGGATCGCCGTTCGGCCGCACTGACTGCGTCGACAACCGCCTCGTCGGCGTTACTGTCCCACAGCACTTCCATGCCTTCGATGGTCGTTCCGTTGGGCGAACAGACCGCATCGATCAGGTCGTCGATACTCTGGTCGGACTGCAAAACGGTTTCCGCGGCGCCTTTGAACGTCTGTGCGGCGAGCGTTTTGGCCTCGTCATCATCGAGGCCGCCCTCGACGCCCGCCTGTTTCATCGCATTCAGGAGATAGAACACGAACGCCGGCCCACTTCCATTGACGGCCGTCGCGATGTCCATCTGCTGTTCGTCGATCTCGACGAACTCCCCGACGTCGTCAAGGAGTTCTCTGACGTCGTCGGTGACGCTGTGTTGGGTCACGGCCGCTGCCATGTTCCCCGTCTCAGCCGCGAGGTTCGGCATGATCCGAACGACCGTCGCGTCAGTGTGTGGCTCGATTACGTCCGTCGAGACCCCCGCAGCGAGTGTGACCAGCGTC belongs to Natronorubrum aibiense and includes:
- the proC gene encoding pyrroline-5-carboxylate reductase, with translation MGSALLKGLSKAGSHTLTACDLDPDALESVAEYSSTTTSDPAVAAEADVVIVAVKPDIVMHVVDDIDLSADQTLVTLAAGVSTDVIEPHTDATVVRIMPNLAAETGNMAAAVTQHSVTDDVRELLDDVGEFVEIDEQQMDIATAVNGSGPAFVFYLLNAMKQAGVEGGLDDDEAKTLAAQTFKGAAETVLQSDQSIDDLIDAVCSPNGTTIEGMEVLWDSNADEAVVDAVSAAERRSKELAMESEDE